One Primulina eburnea isolate SZY01 chromosome 4, ASM2296580v1, whole genome shotgun sequence genomic window, tagacttacggtgtatcgatgagctttagatgtagatcgacgtctatcgtagacactcgatacagcataccaaagtctaaattagattgggatccctagatttgagataagataagattagatcacgagtcattgattcatgtagtcagactagatacatgttttgatgtttgtttatgcttttatatattttttatatgattgcatttaatacattgtttatactgagatttttatatctcaccggagttatccggctgttgtcttgtttgtatgtgtgcatgacaacaggtgggacaggtacagggtcacagaggtgaagacagatcgagattagagtggtgattccggacttggactagagataggtgtttaaacacttgatagttaggtgttgaacctgagatgtaaattattgtatgatgtttgagatttatactttcatactgatatgtataggagtttgattccattaccttccgcattttaaaaaaaaaaaattagaccctgattactataattgattaattagtcccaatgatgattaagaacttgattagcgtccgggtccccacataatacctcttttttcattttctggacagttagtcgagatatgacctcttgctccacatgtccagcaattacaatccttgaaacttttaTTGGCTCGAGTATGAGCCGTTCTGAAAGTCATCTTCGTAGGTGTCCTTCCTGTACTTCGAGATGTACTCGATATCCTACTCCTTGATGGTCCACTTCTTTGTTCAGATTTTTAATATCTGACTTTCTGTATAGACCATATTGTTCttggttccaagaatttcttccacttcgagcataaggatgagtcctgaAACTTTTCTTCTTATGCttttgtggtttacttccaataattgttggaagatcattttccttacaacacaaaaaAGTTCTTTTGTTAATACCCCTTAAGcatttgtaattcttttgtaatgccgccatgtgacaccattctgccaattttcctttgaggaaagaggctcttcgtgccaacgtatctggatttccaggtacgtattccctaatgagcatttctctccagggactcggcatttttgcgaagaaaagctgcatagctatatcttcttcgactcttgaattccatctatatttagtgaataacataatgtcaCTAGTAGAAAATTCGCTTTTTACTTAGCATATTCAATGAAGTAATAAGGTAGTTAATTGCCGAAGTATATggacgtgaagtaatagatgtACCTTTTACTTCGCATAATAACCGAAGTTGTATGATTGAAAATACTGAAGTCATTGGCTGGTTTTCGAAGGAAAACCGGTCCAGAATTGGACCGGTGCCGAAGTAAGAAATGTGTTTTACTTCAGCGATTATTGTAAATAATGaagtaatatattatatataacttcgtcttaattattatttagcgaAGTAGTTAATAATATGTTACTTCATTATTTACAATAATCGACGAAGTAATTCATATGAAAGACTTCGTAATTACGTATTTTGATGAGGTAATAGACACAAACAACTTGACAATTTATCCTATTTGTCGAATTAAATATTATCATAACTTCAGCATTTATCCTAtttgttgaagtattttatattatgttacttCACAATTTGCATTTATTGATGAAGTAAGTGGTTTGAAAGACTTCAGTAATTTGTATTTTGGTGAAGTAAATTTGCAAACAACTTCGTTTTTACAGAACAATTTTGAAGTAAATTAATTCTATCACTTCGTCTGATTTCTTATTGACGAAGTATTTAATATTATGTTACTTCACAATTTTCATATAACAACAAAGTAATTTATCTGTTAcacttcattattttttattttgatgaagtaattgttaaaaaaaaaacttcacaatatatgacttaatacactaatataattaaattcataaattatcCATCTAAAAATGATTAATATCCACGAATCTACAATTACATATTCATCAATCCACAAGTAACCCAAAAAATGTATCCACAAAACCAAAAGTATATCCAAAATTCCACAATgagaaacaaaatatttatcccAACATACACCATCCATCTAAGCACCTACATAGGAGTAAACAAATTCACTCCATTCACTTCTGACCTCGTCATATTGACATTGGGTGTAAAATTGGTTCTTGATGCATCCtgcaaactgaaatttgaaaaagaaaatacattAGATTCTtctatttcaaataaaaattgacagatataaaatatatcagtactggtagaggcatgtttcattTGAAAGTACGAACTTATTTCATTTGCATTTTGAAATAACACcggataaaaattcataacatgtcACCACTCTCCAAGCTGAGATAGCGCCTGTTGTTTCCATCTAGTCTACATCCATTACAGATTACCCCAATTGCATGAAGAAAATTGCACTTACTAAACCAATTTAATCAagatattatataaataatttcgaAAAACCACAAAACTTGAAACAAGTCACCACCCAAATAGAAAAATGATGTAGCATATCGAACACCAAGCAAATTTATTTATCCATGGACCAGTAACGCACACATATATAACAAATCAAACCGAAAGCATACAAAACACAAACAAAAGGCATAAATTGTCTTTAATTTCCGGTGAAGAAATGCGCCCCCTAAACTCGGATATGCCCCTGCAAATATGTGtcaattataattattaaaacataaaaaacGTAAGGCTGGATGAGCCGCCAAGCTAGCTAGGAAAATTAAAACTTAATCTTGGAACACAAATATAATTACCCAATGCTTAAAAACAACTATAAGAATTTCCCGTgtacaatatatttttttccgAAGAACAAGCTGTCACAAAAAAGTAAAACCATATTAATTTGAGGATTAACGTAAAAGAATTAATATATGAGacaattttgatatgattaacattATGCATGTACCAATAAACGCAGACAACAAGAGTCTCGAGTTCAATCCGATATGAGGGAACCAATGTTAAGTACCAGTCAATTCCTTCAAGATGGTTAGTTGCATTTACATTTGCGTGAGGACAGATATAGACCAAAAAAACAGGAAAAGACAAAACCAGATCACCTTAAACTCCAACAAAATCTGAAGCAACCCAACTTCTTGTTTCAAGAAGCAAAATCAACTTAAAAGTAAGAACATATTGAATTTGTGCCACTTGGAAATGATACAAGAATCTTGAAAAAAAGACAACACTTACAGTCCAGAATCATAATCCCGTATAGGATTTCTGGGCTTCAAATTTCTTGATAAAACCAACAGCCCACCAAATAAAACAAATGGCAACACattatctcaacaataaaatatatcacAATGGCAACACattatctcaacaataaaatatatcttaATGACAAAAATTcatctcaatcaatcaatgaATTTATCCCAAGAAGAAACTCACCATCTTCTCCAAGTGTGGATCATCGCAATCGACTATCTCTTTCATGTACCTCATCACACAATATCCACACTCAACCGAACCACTTTGTTTCAGATTACCCTATCATGGAATTGAAAAGTTAATGCTACAATCACAATCTAATTAATAACCACTACCAATTCATGTATTCATAAATAAGTACGATACATACCGTCAATACTTTAAAACCCGGCCCTTTAGAAATACCCTTGGAGGCATTGTACATCTTCACCCCACTACATTTTAAATAGTAAGAAGTTATTTTTTTGCATATTTATAAGTTAATGTATTcaaaatcaacataatctacTACCTACTTTGTCACAATAGTTTTCCATGTATCATCTCGGTTCCTGTTGGACGTAGAAtccaataaatatatcatattctTATCTTCGTTGACGATTGTCAAGATCCAATGGTACCTGAAAATATGAAATTACAGCATTGACTACCATGAAGTAGAaatctataaataattaaattcttaCCAAGTGTTGTATGGGATGAGGCAGATGCTATCTCTACACACTGCTTCCAACTGGTCAGCAATATGTTGTGATAAGTCACGGCCATCTGTGCCAATCGGGCATGTAGGTATATTACCGGGATCCACAAACGAAAAATAATCAGCCTTGtcttttttcttcaaatctttGTAGAGGTGACTGCATGATATAGATGCACAAATATATCGTttagaaaattttcaaaatatgaaTAAGTAccacaaaaaatattatataaatgcaCAAATATTGTAAGTTAGACATTATATATACCCCATGTAAACTAAAATTTGTCTGGCACCTATCTCCCTCTTCTCCATAAAGCGTACGATATCTTCTCTCAGCAACCATATGCTTTTAGTATGTCCAAACATAGCGTCCTCAAACTCAATGCATATGGTATCCGATTCATTCAGCAATCGAACAACATGAGAGTAGATATACTTGCACGACATGGGTAATGTTTTCTCAATTTCTTTGAAATTGTCGCGCTGACCAGAACATCTGCAAGCACAAATGATTGAGGTTTCCCCTTTCtctacaatttaaaatattattcatacaagtattttaaaataaaacattgtTCGAGCAACATATCTGACAGTTGCAAACACAAAGTCAAATGAAAACCGAAAGTACCTTTGTCATTGGAAAAATAACCAACTCTTTAGGCCAACCAACAATGACTCCAACAACATCATTGATGATTGTTGGTCCAAACTTAATTGGGATCGGAAGCTGTGCTTTTTCATCTACGATAACATCAATAGATACCTTGAAGTTCTCTTCCCCAAGTGCAACATGGTGAATCATAACATTTGGACCTCCTTCTGATATTATTGTGCCATAAGTCACCACGTTTGCGCGTTCTTTTACAGCCAGGTGACATTTTTTCCCCTTTCAAGAACAAAAAGacatgatatatttttatatggAGGTGAATAGAATTTAATTGACATCAAAATTCAGAGACATACAACCTTCGTATTTGAAGTGCCGCAATGATAAACTTCTTGCACATCATTTGACAATTTTGAGTCTTTCACTCCTGAGAACTTGTTTGATGCTACAGTCTCAGAAGATCGATCATTGATTAATGGAATCACAGCAGCAAGTTGAGACCTCAGCATCTCCAATTCAGCTTTCAAACTTTTAGTCTCCTCCGATTGTGCTTTTACATTTTCAATCACAGCTTTTGATATTGTTTCTCTCTTCTTTCTTGGAGTTTTAAAGTATACTTGTGGTTTTACGAAACCTCCCACACCTCGAACCCTTCCATAGTGTTCTTGGCTTCCTAAGGCAGCGGTTAACACGTCATTCATTCCAGAAGATTTGAACTCTCCTTTGCCTTTCTTTTCCAACAATTCATCCTACAATTGGAGACATGACAAATCAATTCACAATCTACAGTGTTATTTATCTAGGCAATATGGCGAttgaataaaactaaacattTACAATTTTTTCAACTACTTCTGATGTCTCTGAACATGTTATGTTGCCAGATTTGTCTTCTCGAGCTTTACGCCAAAGCACAGATCTATCAATTTCCTCATCTTCAGCAACCAATTTTTTGTTCCACTACAATTTCAAAACTCATATGTTTAATAACATAAAGAACATGCtaaaaattacaaatatatTGCTCTGTTTCTTACCAGTTCAGCCTCCAAGCCGATGTAACCCTTGCGAGACTTTCTGTGGTGATATTTACAATGCATGGtccgttgtttttgtttttcatgAGTAACCTGCATCATTATGTTGCCTCAGTTAAgtattgaatttaataaattcgTGAGGAAACATATCAATTATTAAAGTACCTCCCATGATGGATCCAGTCTCGCATCCACAAATGCTTTCCAATCCGCTAGTGGGAGTTGATACTGACTTGGTGGAGAAA contains:
- the LOC140829809 gene encoding uncharacterized protein isoform X2; protein product: MSCKYIYSHVVRLLNESDTICIEFEDAMFGHTKSIWLLREDIVRFMEKREIGARQILVYMGHLYKDLKKKDKADYFSFVDPGNIPTCPIGTDGRDLSQHIADQLEAVCRDSICLIPYNTWNRDDTWKTIVTNGVKMYNASKGISKGPGFKVLTGNLKQSGSVECGYCVMRYMKEIVDCDDPHLEKMFAGCIKNQFYTQCQYDEVRSEWSEFVYSYVGA
- the LOC140829809 gene encoding uncharacterized protein isoform X1, with amino-acid sequence MSCKYIYSHVVRLLNESDTICIEFEDAMFGHTKSIWLLREDIVRFMEKREIGARQILVYMGHLYKDLKKKDKADYFSFVDPGNIPTCPIGTDGRDLSQHIADQLEAVCRDSICLIPYNTWYHWILTIVNEDKNMIYLLDSTSNRNRDDTWKTIVTNGVKMYNASKGISKGPGFKVLTGNLKQSGSVECGYCVMRYMKEIVDCDDPHLEKMFAGCIKNQFYTQCQYDEVRSEWSEFVYSYVGA